A genomic stretch from Coffea arabica cultivar ET-39 chromosome 10c, Coffea Arabica ET-39 HiFi, whole genome shotgun sequence includes:
- the LOC113714710 gene encoding protein SABRE, translated as MGASPAKFLFGFLFISIILWLIFTFASRLLTGILSRVLGASVQFRVGGWKCLRDIVVKFKKGAVESVSVGEIRLSVRQSLVKLGVGIFSRDPKLQILIYDLEVVMRAPTKSTQKRKSRKSRASGRGKWMVVANMARFLSVAVTELVVKTPKATVEVKELRLEISKDGAAQPTLFVKLHLVPVWVYLGESRVTSDIPGGSLPSGEAFSGLTERTSAPFNCEDFALLCEFGHDREAGIVVKNVDITSGEVSMILSEELLVKKKSSIGTSAQAGQVVTEANEASATKKPDKKPAALAITKFTSIFPEKIGFTLPKLDVKYVHRGQGLVMDSNIMGIQLKSTKSRTVEDLSESTRLDIQLEFSEIHLLRDAGISIVEILKLDVISSAYIPLQPSSPIRCEVDIKLGGTQCNLMVSRFVPWMQMHFSKPKRMVLREESSLEKQRSSGQSAIMWTCTASAPEMTIVLYNLSGSPVYHGCSQSSHVYANNISTMGTAVHMELGELNLHTSDEYQECLKESLFGVETNTGSLLHIAKVSLDLGKKDMDSPEDGRKCKMVLSTDVTGMGVYLTFRRLESLVSTAFSFQALFKSLSGSGKKAAHNRGSKSVSSSGKGIQLVNFNLERCSLNFFGEVGLENAIVEDPKRVNYGSQGGRFVISVSADGTPRTADIMSTLSDKFNKLKYSVTLEIFHLGFCMNKEKRSMQMDLERARSIYQEFLEDSTPRTNVLLLDMQNAKVVRRSGGLKEIAVCSLFSATDISVRWEPDVHIALSELGLQLKLLVQNHRLQVEKNKENISSMTNNEQEKDTPVEPLQIDKQQKKRESIFAIDVETLCISAEAGDGVETTVKVQSIFSENARIGVLLEGLMLDFNEARVFQSSRMQISRVPNTSATASNGKIETVTVWDWVIQALDVHVCMPYRLQLRAIDDSVEEMLRALKLINAAKAKMLFPVKKESSKPKKPSSTKIGRVKFCIRKLTADIEEEPIQGWLDEHYQLLKNEACELAVRLNFLDELISKAGQISGGTERNDPIIESKVQFDGEEINMQDPESIKKLRDEIYKQSFRSYYQACQKLAPSPGSGACKEDFQAGFKFSTTRTSVFSIIATEFDLSLTRIDGGDAGMIEVLQKLDPVCRANNIPFSRLYGTNLILHTGSLVAQLRNYTCPLFAGTSGRCEGRLVLAQQATSFQPQIRQNVYVGRWRKVCMLRSASGTTPPMKTYCDLPIHFQKAEVSFGVGFEPVFADVSYAFTVALRRANLSLRNPNPEVQPPKKEKSLPWWDEMRNYIHGNTTLYLSETKWNVLATTDPYENSDKLQIFSGYMEIQQSDGRVYMTAKNFKIVLSSLESLLKNSCSKHPTGFSGAFIEAPIFTIEVTMDWDCESGNPLNHYLFALPIEGVPREKVYDPFRSTSLSLCWNLSLRPSLPSSNHESQSLAMSDHALLNGASHNPFATANASTDSPVVNLGPHDLAWLLKFWNLNYLPPHKLRTFSRWPRFGVPRIARSGNLSMDKVMTEFMFRVDATPTCIRHMPLEDDDPAKGLIFKMTKVKYELCFGRGKQKYTFESKRDTLDLVYQGLDLHMPKAYLDKEARTSIAKVVELTRKTSQSASMDRVPNDKTNSLSASTERHRDDGFLLSSDYFTIRRQTPKADPERLLAWQEAGRRNLEMTYVRSEFENGSESDEHTRSDPSDDDGYNVVIADNCQRIFVYGLKLLWTLENRDAVWSWVGGISKAFETPKPSPSRQYAQRKLLEENKAVGGPEMPQDDINKSTSVSPVGSSSSRQHSESSKSQSSPSNSFKGENPLPGASVKQSDESEDDGTRHFMVNVIEPQFNLHSEEANGRFLLAAVSGRVLARSFHSVLHIGYDMIEQALGGRNTQIPESEPEMTWNRMEFSVMLEHVQAHVAPTDVDPGAGLQWLPKIRRSSPKVKRTGALLERVFMPCDMYFRYTRHKGGTADLKVKPLKELTFNSRNITATMTSRQFQVMLDVLTNLLFARLPKPRKSSLSYAAEDDDVEEEADEVVPDGVEEVELARIDLEHKEQVQKLILDDIRKLSLYGDTSGDVHPEKEDNLWMIVGGRTILVHRLKKELLNAQKSRKAASSSLRMALQKAAQLRLMEKEKNKSPSCAMRISLQINKVVWSMLVDGKSFAEAEINDMIYDFDRDYKDVGVAQFTTKYFVVRNCLPNAKSDMLLSAWNPPPEWGKKAMLRVDAKQGAPKDGNSPLELFQVEIYPLKIHLTETMYRMMWEYLFPEEEQDSQRRQEVWKVSTTAGARRAKKGLLSQEAWTSNSHLTKDTEVFSKSNASQPATSATSQSSVNADSSQSSKLQNLKPNIVCGSTPELRRTSSFDRTWEESVAESVANELVLQAHSPSVSSFKTGSFAYDEPPDEPNKSKPRDSKNVKPGRSSHEEKKVGKAQDDKRSRPRRMREFHNIKISQVELLVTYEGSRFAVSDLRLLMDTFHQGEYTGTWRRLFSRVKKHIIWGVLKSVTGMQGKKFKDKAQNQKEATGTSVPDIDLNFSDSDGGSAGKSNPYPLSWPKRPSDGAGDGFVTSIRGLFNTQRRKAKAFVLRTMRGEADDELHADWSESEAEFSPFARQLTITKAKRLIRRHTKKFRSRGQKGLPSQLRDSLPSSPREMTAYESDSSSGSSPYEDFNE; from the exons ATTTGCTTCCAGGTTGTTGACTGGGATTCTAAGCCGAGTTCTGGGAGCATCAGTTCAGTTCCGTGTTGGTGGATGGAAATGCTTGAGAGATATTGTTGTGAAGTTCAAAAag GGCGCTGTTGAATCTGTATCTGTTGGTGAAATCAGACTCAGTGTAAGGCAGTCCTTGGTCAAACTTGGTGTTGGTATTTTTTCTAGGGATCCGAAGTTGCAGATTTTAATATACGACTTAGAAGTTGTGATGAGAGCCCCCACCAAAAGTACTCAGAAAAGGAAGTCCAGGAAATCGCGTGCTTCTGGTAGAGGAAAGTGGATGGTTGTGGCTAATATGGCACGGTTTTTGTCTGTTGCTGTGACTGAACTGGTTGTAAAG ACACCAAAAGCTACAGTGGAGGTTAAAGAACTCAGACTGGAAATATCCAAGGATGGTGCAGCCCAGCCAACCCTCTTTGTGAAGCTGCATCTAGTTCCTGTTTGGGTTTATTTAGGTGAATCACGTGTTACTTCTGATATCCCTGGGGGATCTCTTCCTTCTGGCGAAGCATTTTCTGGTTTGACAGAACGAACCTCTGCTCCTTTCAACTGTGAAGATTTTGCACTTTTGTGTGAATTTGGTCATGATAG GGAAGCAGGTATAGTGGTTAAGAATGTAGATATTACCAGTGGAGAAGTTTCTATGATCTTAAGTGAAGAGCTTTTGGTTAAGAAGAAAAGTTCAATTGGCACAAGCGCTCAGGCTGGTCAAGTTGTAACAGAGGCTAATGAAGCAAGTGCCACTAAAAAGCCAGACAAAAAACCTGCAGCTTTGGCTATTACTAAGTTCACTTCTATATTCCCGGAAAAG ATTGGCTTCACATTGCCCAAATTGGATGTGAAGTATGTGCATCGGGGACAAGGTCTTGTAATGGATAGTAACATCATGGGCATTCAACTGAAGAGCACAAAATCTCGAACTGTTGAAGATCTCAGTGAAAGTACCAGGCTTGATATTCAGTTGGAATTTAGTGAGATTCAT CTGCTGAGGGATGCTGGCATTTCCATTGTTGAGATACTGAAACTTGACGTTATTTCTTCAGCTTATATTCCCCTACAG CCTTCCTCACCTATCAGATGTGAAGTTGATATTAAGCTTGGTGGTACTCAATGCAACTTGATGGTTAGTAGGTTTGTTCCATGGATgcaaatgcatttttcaaaaccaaagaGAATGGTGCTTCGAGAGGAAAGTTCTCTTGAAAAGCAACGGTCATCTGGACAAAGTGCAATTATGTGGACATGCACTGCTTCTGCCCCAGAGATGACCATTGTGCTTTACAATTTGAGTGGCTCTCCAGTCTACCAT GGTTGCTCTCAATCATCACATGTGTATGCTAACAACATATCAACTATGGGCACTGCAGTTCATATGGAACTTGGTGAGCTTAATTTGCACACATCTGATGAATATCAAGAGTGCTTGAAAGAAAGCCTTTTTGGTGTGGAGACAAACACGGGTTCCTTGCTGCACATAGCAAAGGTTAGCCTGGACTTGGGCAAAAAGGATATGGATTCACCTGAAGATGGTCGCAAGTGTAAAATGGTTCTCTCCACTGATGTAACTGGTATGGGTGTCTACTTGACCTTTAGGCGCCTGGAATCTTTGGTATCAACTGCTTTTTCCTTCCAAGCTCTATTTAAAAGTTTATCTGGTTCTGGCAAGAAGGCAGCTCATAACCGGGGTTCAAAATCAGTCAGTTCATCAGGGAAGGGGATTCAACTTGTAAACTTTAATCTTGAAAGGTGTTCTCTGAATTTCTTTGGAGAAGTGGGATTGGAGAACGCAATTGTTGAGGATCCCAAACGTGTAAATTATGGATCACAAGGCGGTCGATTTGTAATAAGTGTCTCAGCTGATGGTACTCCTCGCACAGCAGATATTATGTCTACTCTTTCAGACAAGTTCAATAAGTTGAAGTACTCTGTAACACTTGAGATTTTCCACCTAGGTTTTTGCATGAATAAGGAGAAACGATCAATGCAGATGGATCTTGAAAGAGCTAGATCTATCTATCAGGAGTTTTTGGAAGACAGCACTCCTAGAACAAATGTTCTATTGCTTGACATGCAAAATGCAAAAGTTGTCAGGCGATCTGGTGGCCTTAAAGAGATTGCTGTCTGTTCTCTCTTCAGTGCTACAGATATATCAGTCAGATGGGAGCCTGATGTACATATTGCTTTATCTGAACTTGGGCTGCAATTGAAGTTACTGGTCCAGAATCATAGACTTCAAgtagaaaaaaacaaagaaaacatatCAAGCATGACCAATAATGAGCAGGAGAAAGACACTCCTGTGGAACCTTTGCAAATCGATAAACAGCAGAAAAAAAGAGAGTCCATTTTTGCCATTGATGTGGAAACACTCTGTATATCTGCTGAGGCTGGAGATGGAGTTGAAACAACAGTCAAGGTTCAGTCCATATTTTCTGAGAATGCTCGAATTGGTGTGCTTCTTGAAGGACTAATGCTCGATTTTAATGAAGCAAGAGTATTTCAAAGCAGCAGGATGCAAATTTCTCGTGTTCCCAACACCTCTGCTACTGCATCGAATGGTAAAATAGAGACAGTCACTGTGTGGGATTGGGTAATCCAGGCGCTTGATGTTCATGTGTGCATGCCATACCGGTTGCAGTTGCGTGCAATTGATGATTCTGTTGAGGAAATGCTGCGGGCGCTGAAGCTTATCAATGCTGCTAAAGCTAAAATGCTCTTTCCAGTTAAAAAAGAGAGTTCAAAGCCTAAGAAGCCAAGTTCAACCAAAATCGGACGTGTAAAGTTTTGCATCCGCAAACTAACTGCTGATATTGAGGAAGAGCCGATACAGGGTTGGCTTGATGAACATTATCAGCTGTTGAAAAATGAGGCCTGTGAATTAGCTGTTAGGTTGAACTTTCTTGATGAACTAATTTCAAAAGCTGGCCAAATTTCTGGAGGTACGGAAAGAAATGATCCAATTATTGAGAGCAAGGTTCAATTTGATGGAGAAGAGATTAATATGCAAGATCCTGAATCAATTAAGAAATTGCGAGATGAGATTTATAAGCAGTCATTCCGATCATATTATCAAGCATGTCAGAAACTTGCACCATCACCAGGATCTGGAGCCTGTAAGGAGGATTTTCAAGCTGGCTTCAAGTTTAGCACAACTAGAACTTCTGTCTTCTCTATTATTGCGACAGAGTTTGACTTGAGCCTGACAAGGATTGATGGTGGTGATGCTGGGATGATTGAAGTCCTGCAAAAACTTGATCCAGTCTGTCGTGCAAATAATATTCCGTTTTCACGCCTATATGGAACCAACCTTATCTTGCATACTGGGTCCCTTGTTGCTCAGTTAAGAAACTACACTTGTCCCTTGTTTGCTGGAACTTCTGGTAGGTGTGAAGGCCGTCTGGTGTTGGCTCAACAG GCAACAAGTTTTCAGCCCCAAATCCGTCAAAATGTTTATGTTGGGAGATGGAGGAAAGTTTGCATGCTTCGTTCAGCCAGTGGTACAACACCACCAATGAAAACATATTGTGATTTGCCCATTCATTTTCAGAAAGCAGAAGTGTCATTTGGTGTCGGTTTTGAACCAGTTTTTGCTGATGTCAGCTATGCTTTTACCGTGGCACTTCGTAGGGCCAATTTAAGCCTCAGGAACCCTAATCCAGAAGTTCAGCCccccaaaaaggagaaaagctTACCGTGGTGGGATGAAATGAGAAACTATATTCATGGAAATACTACTTTATACTTGTCTGAGACTAAATGGAATGTCCTTGCAACCACTGATCCATATGAAAATTCTGACAAGCTTCAGATTTTTTCTGGTTATATGGAAATCCAGCAGTCAGATGGTCGTGTTTATATGACCGctaagaatttcaagattgtttTGAGCAGCTTAGAAAGTTTGCTGAAAAATTCCTGCTCAAAGCATCCTACTGGCTTTTCTGGTGCTTTTATTGAGGCACCCATCTTTACTATTGAAGTCACAATGGATTGGGATTGTGAATCTGGGAATCCACTGAATCATTATCTATTTGCGCTTCCTATAGAAGGTGTACCTCGTGAAAAAGTTTATGATCCCTTTAGGTCTACTTCTCTGTCCTTGTGCTGGAATCTGTCACTCAGACCCTCTCTTCCCTCTTCTAATCACGAGTCACAGTCATTGGCAATGAGCGATCATGCCTTGCTGAATGGAGCTTCACATAATCCATTTGCAACAGCAAATGCCTCTACTGATTCACCAGTTGTCAATCTTGGTCCACACGATTTAGCATGGCTATTAAAGTTTTGGAACTTGAACTACCTTCCTCCTCATAAATTGCGGACTTTTTCAAGATGGCCTCGTTTTGGTGTCCCTAGAATTGCTAGATCAGGCAATCTGTCCATGGACAAGGTAATGACAGAGTTTATGTTTCGGGTTGATGCAACTCCAACGTGTATAAGACATATGCCTTTAGAAGATGATGATCCAGCGAAGGGACTTATCTTTAAGATGACAAAAGTAAAATATGAACTTTGTTTTGGTCGGGGTAAGCAAAAGTATACATTTGAAAGCAAACGGGACACCCTTGATCTTGTCTACCAAGGTCTTGACCTTCACATGCCAAAGGCTTATTTAGATAAGGAAGCCAGGACAAGTATTGCAAAAGTAGTTGAATTGACTAGGAAAACGTCACAATCTGCATCAATGGACAGAGTTCCAAATGATAAGACGAATAGTTTGAGTGCAAGCACAGAGAGGCACCGGGATGATGGATTTTTATTATCATCTGATTACTTTACGATTAGAAGGCAAACTCCAAAAGCTGACCCAGAAAGGTTATTGGCTTGGCAAGAAGCTGGCAGAAGAAATCTTGAGATGACATATGTCAGGTCTGAGTTTGAAAATGGGAGTGAAAGTGATGAGCATACAAGATCTGATCCTAGTGATGATGATGGGTATAATGTTGTGATTGCTGACAATTGTCAGAGGATTTTTGTATACGGTCTTAAGCTTTTGTGGACTCTTGAGAATAGAGATGCTGTTTGGTCCTGGGTAGGTGGAATATCGAAGGCATTTGAAACTCCAAAACCTTCTCCTTCTCGTCAATATGCCCAGAGGAAGCTGCTTGAGGAGAATAAGGCAGTTGGTGGCCCAGAAATGCCTCAAGATGATATAAACAAGTCCACATCTGTGAGTCCTGTTGGGAGTTCCTCATCACGACAGCATTCAGAGTCTTCAAAATCACAGTCATCCCCATCCAATTCTTTCAAAGGGGAAAATCCTTTGCCAGGTGCAAGTG TGAAGCAATCTGATGAATCTGAGGACGATGGAACCCGTCATTTCATGGTTAATGTCATTGAGCCACAATTCAACCTTCACTCAGAAGAAGCCAAT GGTAGGTTTCTGCTAGCTGCTGTTAGTGGGCGTGTTTTAGCTCGTTCGTTCCATTCTGTTCTTCACATTGGGTATGACATGATTGAACAAGCACTTGGTGGAAGGAATACTCAGATTCCTGAGTCTGAACCTGAAATGACGTGGAACCGTATGGAGTTCTCTGTGATGTTGGAGCATGTGCAAGCTCATGTTGCTCCAACTGATGTAGATCCTGGGGCTGGACTTCAGTGGCTTCCAAAAATTCGAAGAAGCTCACCCAAAGTAAAGCGAACTGGAGCTTTACTTGAAAGAGTTTTTATGCCTTGTGATATGTACTTCCGCTATACAAGGCACAAAGGTGGAACAGCAGATTTGAAG GTGAAGCCATTGAAAGAGCTTACTTTCAACTCTCGTAATATAACTGCAACTATGACATCTCGGCAGTTCCAGGTTATGCTTGATGTGTTGACTAATCTTCTATTTGCCAGACTTCCAAA GCCTAGAAAAAGTAGCCTTTCATATGCAGCGGAGGATGATGATGTCGAAGAGGAGGCAGATGAAGTTGTTCCTGATGGGGTAGAAGAGGTAGAACTGGCAAGAATTGACCTTGAACATAAAGAGCAAGTACAGAAACTGATCCTTGATGACATCAGGAAACTCTCTCTTTATGGTGATACTTCTGGAGATGTGCACCCAGAAAAGGAAGATAATTTGTGGATGATAGTTGGTGGAAGGACCATACTA GTACATAGACTAAAGAAAGAACTAttaaatgcacaaaaatcaagaaaggcAGCCTCTTCCTCTCTAAGGATGGCTCTGCAAAAAGCTGCGCAATTGCGCCTAATGGAAAAAGAGAAGAACAAAAGTCCATCTTGTGCCATGCGCATCTCTCTGCAAATTAATAAAGTGGTGTGGAGCATGCTTGTTGATGGCAAATCTTTTGCTGAAGCTGAAATAAATGACATG ATTTATGATTTTGACAGGGATTACAAAGATGTTGGTGTTGCTCAGTTTACAACAAAGTATTTTGTTGTGAGGAACTGCCTGCCTAATGCCAAGTCAGACATGCTTCTGTCAGCATGGAATCCTCCTCCTGAGTGGGGAAA AAAAGCGATGCTTCGAGTAGATGCAAAGCAAGGAGCTCCAAAGGATGGAAATTCTCCTCTAGAACTATTCCAG GTGGAGATCTACCCCTTAAAGATTCACTTAACTGAGACAATGTACAGAATGATGTGGGAGTATTTATTCCCTGAAGAAGAACAAGACTCACAGAGGCGGCAG GAAGTTTGGAAGGTTTCTACTACTGCTGGTGCTAGACGAGCCAAGAAAGGCTTATTATCACAAGAGGCATGGACATCAAACAGCCACTTAACAAAAGACACCGAAGTCTTCTCAAAATCGAATGCCTCACAACCGGCCACATCTGCAACCAGCCAGTCATCTGTTAATGCTGATTCTTCACaa TCATCGAAGTTGCAGAACCTGAAACCAAATATTGTCTGTGGTTCAACTCCAGAGCTTAGACGAACATCTTCCTTCGATAGAACATGGGAGGAATCTGTGGCAGAATCTGTGGCTAATGAACTTGTATTGCAGGCTCATTCTCCAAGTGTCTCGTCTTTCAAAACAGGTTCCTTTGCTTATGATGAACCTCCAGATGAACCGAACAAGAGCAAACCCCGGGACTCCAAGAATGTAAAACCTGGCCGTTCCTCTCATGAAGAGAAAAAGGTTGGAAAAGCACAGGATGATAAAAGATCTAGACCTCGGCGAATGAGAGAGTTCCATAACATCAAAATAAGTCAG GTTGAGCTGCTGGTTACTTATGAAGGATCAAGATTTGCTGTCAGTGATTTAAGGTTGCTGATGGATACTTTCCATCAAGGTGAATATACTGGAACGTGGAGGCGGCTATTCTCGCGGGTCAAGAAACATATTATTTGGGGAGTCTTGAAGTCTGTCACTGGAATGCAG GGTAAGAAGTTTAAAGATAAAGCACAGAATCAGAAAGAAGCCACTGGTACTAGTGTTCCTGATATTGATCTGAATTTTAGCGACAGTGATGGAGGTTCAGCTGGCAAATCCAATCCCTATCCATTATCCTGGCCTAAACGTCCCAGTGATGGAGCAGGTGATGGATTTGTCACCTCCATTAGGGGGCTTTTCAATACTCAGCGCCGCAAGGCCAAGGCCTTTGTTCTCCGAACGATGAGGGGTGAAGCAGATGATGAGTTGCATGCAGATTGGAGTGAAAGTGAAGCTGAGTTCTCTCCATTCGCAAGACAACTAACCATAACTAAAGCAAAGAGGTTAATCAGAAGACATACCAAAAAGTTCCGGTCCAGGGGACAGAAAG